A single genomic interval of Pyruvatibacter sp. HU-CL02332 harbors:
- a CDS encoding peptidoglycan -binding protein — MPLASRRIRQGQADYWPGFVDAMATLLLVIIFLLSIFMLSQFYLSQAITGKDSALESLRAQISQLTDLLALEQLRTSELETSLTAMTASLASAEEEQSRLSGLLLSAEAGGDEANALRAELTEQEKLTAEAQAQVELFNQQLAALRSQLSSLEAALEAAEAKDKANQTQIADLGRRLNSALAQKVQELARARSEFFGRLRVALGNRDDIQIVGDRFVFQSEVFFDSGSAALNPAGQTELNKIATAIREIAGDVPDDINWVLRIDGHSDSQPISTPEFPSNWHLSAGRAISVVRYLIDQGVPPNRLLAAGFGEFQPLADGASTDDLRRNRRIEFKLTER, encoded by the coding sequence ATGCCTCTTGCGTCTCGTCGCATACGGCAGGGTCAGGCCGACTACTGGCCCGGCTTCGTGGATGCCATGGCTACGCTGCTGCTGGTCATCATCTTCCTGTTGTCGATCTTCATGCTGTCCCAGTTTTACCTGAGCCAGGCCATCACCGGTAAGGACTCAGCACTGGAGTCCCTGCGTGCACAGATCAGTCAGCTGACGGATCTCCTCGCCCTTGAGCAATTGCGCACCAGCGAACTTGAAACGTCGCTCACCGCCATGACCGCATCCCTTGCCAGCGCGGAAGAAGAACAGTCACGTCTCTCCGGCCTGCTGCTCAGCGCGGAAGCGGGCGGCGATGAAGCCAACGCATTGCGCGCCGAACTGACAGAGCAGGAAAAACTGACCGCTGAAGCACAGGCGCAGGTTGAATTGTTCAACCAGCAACTGGCCGCGTTGCGCAGCCAGCTTTCAAGCCTTGAAGCCGCCCTTGAAGCCGCCGAAGCAAAAGACAAAGCCAACCAGACACAGATTGCAGATCTGGGCCGCAGGCTGAACTCCGCCCTCGCCCAGAAGGTGCAGGAGCTTGCCCGCGCCCGGTCAGAATTCTTTGGCCGTCTGCGCGTGGCCCTTGGCAACCGGGACGACATTCAGATCGTTGGCGACCGGTTCGTGTTTCAGTCGGAAGTGTTCTTTGATTCAGGCTCGGCGGCCCTCAATCCCGCCGGTCAGACCGAACTCAACAAGATTGCCACCGCCATTCGTGAGATCGCCGGCGACGTCCCTGATGACATCAACTGGGTCCTGCGCATCGATGGCCACTCGGACTCGCAGCCGATCTCGACGCCAGAGTTTCCATCCAACTGGCACCTGTCCGCTGGCCGCGCGATTTCTGTTGTGCGCTACCTGATCGATCAGGGCGTGCCGCCCAATCGGCTTCTGGCAGCAGGCTTTGGTGAGTTTCAGCCACTCGCCGACGGCGCAAGCACAGATGATCTGCGCCGCAACCGTCGGATCGAGTTCAAGCTGACCGAACGCTAG
- a CDS encoding SMP-30/gluconolactonase/LRE family protein encodes MRKILWILLLLVVAAVARLAWVMVPVSGAFASLEETLVDQCTRVEVAPGTEDVTIDPETRIAFVSAAERRDPSLPAGGIYALSLDGGSDPVLVSGDGPDDFRPHGISLWSDGAGTKRLFVINHPKAGGHVVEIFDVGAGGALTHVKGVSFNEMHSPNDLVAVSAEAFYASNDRGFMDGLMAQFETYFALPFSSAVYWDGENGSTAVSSLAFANGINVSADGGTVYIAEFLRHQVGVYDRDVATGALTQTRVLPVGTGADNIEIAEDGALWIGAHPKAFDFLAHAGDPAAIAPSQVIRVDPETGDVEQVLIDLSGKLSGSSVGAVDGKTLVVGAVFDPAVLVCPLP; translated from the coding sequence ATGCGCAAAATTCTCTGGATTCTTCTTCTTTTGGTTGTTGCGGCAGTCGCGCGTCTTGCATGGGTCATGGTGCCTGTTTCCGGCGCTTTTGCGTCGCTTGAAGAGACACTTGTTGACCAATGCACGCGTGTCGAGGTTGCGCCGGGGACGGAAGATGTCACCATCGATCCGGAGACACGCATCGCGTTTGTGTCCGCTGCTGAACGGCGCGATCCCAGTTTGCCAGCCGGTGGCATCTATGCCCTGAGCCTTGACGGCGGCTCGGACCCCGTCCTTGTTTCAGGTGATGGGCCAGATGATTTCCGCCCGCATGGCATAAGCTTGTGGTCAGACGGGGCCGGTACCAAGCGTCTCTTCGTCATCAATCACCCCAAGGCTGGTGGTCATGTGGTGGAGATATTTGATGTCGGTGCCGGTGGCGCACTTACCCATGTCAAAGGCGTCTCCTTCAATGAAATGCACTCACCCAATGATCTGGTGGCGGTGTCTGCTGAGGCTTTCTACGCCTCCAATGATCGGGGCTTCATGGACGGGCTCATGGCGCAGTTTGAAACCTACTTTGCGTTGCCATTCTCCAGTGCCGTGTACTGGGATGGTGAAAACGGCAGTACCGCGGTTTCAAGCCTGGCCTTTGCCAATGGCATCAATGTCAGCGCGGACGGTGGCACCGTCTATATCGCGGAATTTCTTCGCCATCAGGTCGGCGTGTATGACCGTGATGTGGCCACGGGCGCTCTGACACAGACACGCGTTCTGCCGGTCGGGACGGGGGCGGACAATATCGAGATCGCCGAAGACGGTGCCCTGTGGATCGGTGCTCATCCAAAGGCGTTTGATTTTCTCGCCCATGCCGGTGACCCGGCTGCCATTGCTCCCTCACAGGTTATCCGTGTTGATCCGGAAACCGGTGATGTGGAACAGGTGCTGATTGATCTCAGCGGCAAGCTTTCTGGCTCAAGCGTCGGTGCCGTGGATGGCAAGACGCTTGTGGTTGGCGCGGTGTTTGACCCAGCCGTGCTGGTTTGCCCGCTGCCATAG
- a CDS encoding SMP-30/gluconolactonase/LRE family protein — MNRFLKIALILVAVVVVLASAFYVRTMNWMGEFTTITRKFDGESCMRVQGVPGPEDVAIDRSRGIAYISAYDRRLASSDDPGASGVRGGIYVMDLNADAAGLFLRPITPLMPEAFRPHGISLFTAADGTRTLMAVNHPGGDDHTVEIFDLSDDDVLTHRRTVRDPLIMSPNDVAAVSPEAFYVTNDHDRPGQDGRTLAALFASPITTVVYHDGSASQVVADELALANGVAVSGDMSKVYVTELLARTLHIFDRDPSTGGLTLSDQVFLGTGVDNIDVAEDGALWIGAHPQLATFGEHAADPANLSPSQIVVVRQFEGGGGEASTAYLDDGSEISASSVGATYKNLLVIGAVFDPAVLVCDMGGDVAAPSAAVGQN; from the coding sequence ATGAACCGGTTTTTGAAGATCGCACTTATTCTGGTGGCGGTGGTTGTGGTGCTGGCAAGTGCCTTTTACGTGCGCACCATGAACTGGATGGGCGAGTTCACCACGATCACGCGCAAGTTTGACGGCGAAAGCTGCATGCGGGTGCAGGGTGTTCCCGGCCCTGAAGATGTGGCCATCGATCGCTCGCGCGGCATTGCCTATATATCGGCCTATGACCGCCGCCTTGCGTCAAGTGATGACCCCGGTGCGAGCGGTGTGCGCGGTGGCATTTATGTCATGGATCTCAATGCAGACGCAGCGGGGCTGTTCCTGCGGCCGATCACACCGCTGATGCCCGAAGCGTTCCGCCCGCACGGCATTTCGCTTTTCACCGCAGCGGACGGCACGCGCACATTGATGGCTGTCAATCATCCTGGTGGGGATGATCACACGGTGGAGATTTTTGATCTTTCGGATGACGATGTTCTGACCCACCGGCGTACGGTTCGCGACCCCTTAATCATGTCGCCGAATGATGTGGCAGCGGTGTCGCCCGAGGCCTTTTATGTCACCAACGACCATGATCGTCCGGGCCAGGACGGCCGGACCCTGGCGGCACTATTTGCTTCGCCCATCACGACGGTTGTCTATCATGATGGCAGCGCGTCGCAGGTGGTCGCGGATGAATTGGCGCTTGCCAATGGTGTTGCTGTCTCAGGTGACATGTCGAAGGTCTATGTGACGGAGCTTCTGGCTCGTACGCTGCACATCTTTGACCGTGATCCATCGACGGGTGGTCTGACGCTTTCTGACCAGGTGTTTCTGGGGACAGGCGTCGACAATATCGACGTGGCTGAAGACGGTGCCCTTTGGATCGGGGCGCACCCCCAATTGGCGACGTTTGGTGAGCATGCTGCTGACCCCGCCAATCTCAGTCCCAGTCAGATTGTCGTTGTCCGCCAGTTTGAAGGTGGTGGCGGAGAAGCCTCAACAGCATATCTCGATGACGGGTCTGAAATTTCAGCATCCTCGGTTGGCGCAACCTACAAGAACCTGCTGGTCATAGGCGCGGTTTTTGATCCAGCGGTTCTGGTGTGTGACATGGGCGGCGACGTGGCAGCTCCGTCTGCCGCCGTCGGGCAGAACTGA
- a CDS encoding ABC transporter transmembrane domain-containing protein — translation MASLWPLVTHYPWQLFGAFVALIAAAAATLAIGVGMRVVVDEGFSVESTESIDRAFALLMVVAVAMAIASAARYFFVTRLGERVTADLRAKVFGNLLTLAPEFYEKVRTGEILSRLTADTTLVRTVLTSSMSVALRNAILFVGGSAMAVYTAPGLSALVLVALPVIVLPLIGFGRLIRGLSRTSQDRLADTGAFASEALQAIKVVQSFNHEDHDRQRYTGVVEKAFDAARRHVAARSIMTAVVIALAFASIVAVLWMGARAVVEGDMTGGTLTQFVFYAILCATSMAALSEVWGEFQMAAGAAERLSELLNAESEIPVAANPTALPVPSKGQVTFEDVGFRYPLRPEASAMTGFSLDVSPGETVALVGPSGAGKSTVFQLLLRFYDPQTGRIKIDGIDLKNADPEDFRRRIAFVPQETVVFGTSVRDNIAYGRPDATDAEVLAAAKAAHADEFIQQMPDGYDTELGERGVTLSGGQRQRLVIARALLRDAPILLLDEATSALDSESEALVQAALDRLMAGRTVLVIAHRLATVTKADRIIVMDGGRIVAQGTHAELVAQGGLYGRLARLQFDLDRSQDLSDIEKEASQLASGHAAAGS, via the coding sequence TTGGCCAGTTTGTGGCCCCTGGTCACGCATTACCCCTGGCAACTCTTCGGAGCATTTGTTGCGCTGATTGCGGCCGCCGCTGCCACATTGGCAATTGGCGTTGGTATGCGGGTTGTGGTGGACGAAGGTTTTTCTGTCGAAAGCACAGAATCCATCGACAGGGCTTTTGCACTGCTGATGGTTGTGGCGGTTGCCATGGCTATAGCGTCCGCTGCTCGGTACTTCTTTGTGACCAGGCTTGGCGAGCGGGTGACCGCCGACCTGCGGGCAAAGGTTTTTGGCAATCTTCTCACCCTTGCTCCCGAGTTCTATGAAAAAGTACGGACCGGCGAAATCCTCTCGCGCCTGACCGCCGATACGACACTGGTGAGAACCGTCCTTACGTCCAGCATGTCGGTGGCATTGCGAAACGCCATTTTGTTCGTCGGCGGATCGGCCATGGCTGTTTATACAGCGCCGGGCCTGAGTGCCCTCGTGCTCGTGGCCCTGCCGGTCATTGTGCTGCCGCTCATCGGCTTTGGACGACTGATCCGAGGCCTCTCCAGAACGTCTCAGGACCGTCTTGCCGACACCGGTGCATTCGCGTCAGAAGCGCTGCAGGCAATCAAGGTTGTGCAAAGTTTCAACCATGAGGACCACGACCGGCAACGCTACACAGGCGTCGTTGAAAAAGCCTTTGACGCCGCTCGTCGTCATGTCGCTGCGCGCTCGATCATGACGGCGGTGGTGATTGCACTGGCTTTCGCAAGCATTGTCGCTGTTTTGTGGATGGGTGCTCGGGCGGTGGTTGAAGGTGACATGACCGGTGGAACGCTTACCCAGTTTGTCTTCTACGCAATTCTATGTGCCACCAGCATGGCGGCTCTGAGCGAAGTCTGGGGCGAGTTCCAGATGGCGGCGGGTGCTGCGGAGCGGTTGTCTGAGCTGCTGAATGCAGAGTCTGAAATTCCGGTTGCGGCTAACCCGACGGCACTGCCCGTGCCTTCCAAGGGTCAGGTGACGTTTGAGGATGTCGGGTTCCGCTATCCGTTGCGGCCTGAAGCGTCCGCAATGACCGGCTTCTCGTTGGACGTATCGCCGGGGGAAACCGTGGCGCTTGTGGGCCCCTCGGGGGCTGGCAAGAGCACGGTCTTTCAACTGCTGCTGCGGTTCTATGACCCACAGACAGGCCGCATCAAGATTGATGGCATCGATCTCAAGAATGCTGACCCGGAGGACTTCCGACGGCGCATTGCCTTTGTGCCTCAGGAAACCGTTGTGTTCGGCACCAGCGTTCGCGACAACATTGCCTATGGCCGTCCTGATGCGACGGATGCAGAAGTGCTGGCAGCAGCCAAGGCTGCCCACGCTGACGAGTTCATTCAGCAGATGCCGGACGGCTACGATACGGAGCTTGGGGAGCGCGGTGTGACGCTGTCTGGTGGTCAGCGGCAGCGACTTGTGATTGCCCGGGCGCTTTTGCGTGATGCTCCCATTCTGCTTCTTGATGAAGCAACGAGTGCGCTGGATTCCGAGAGTGAGGCTCTGGTGCAGGCTGCATTGGACCGGCTTATGGCAGGGCGGACGGTGCTTGTGATTGCGCATCGTCTTGCGACGGTCACAAAGGCAGACAGAATCATTGTTATGGATGGCGGGCGCATCGTCGCGCAGGGCACACATGCAGAACTTGTGGCGCAAGGTGGTCTATATGGTCGGCTTGCGCGATTGCAGTTTGATCTGGATAGGTCACAGGATCTGTCCGACATAGAAAAAGAAGCATCCCAACTGGCGTCAGGCCATGCAGCTGCGGGCAGCTAG
- the rpmE gene encoding 50S ribosomal protein L31: MKPDIHPEYHMITVVMNDGTEYQTKSTYGKPGDRLVLDIDPTTHPAWTGGEQRLLDRGGRLSRFKDKYKGFV, from the coding sequence ATGAAGCCAGATATCCACCCAGAATACCACATGATCACAGTGGTCATGAACGACGGCACCGAGTACCAGACCAAGTCAACCTACGGCAAACCAGGCGACCGTCTGGTGCTGGACATTGACCCGACAACGCACCCGGCTTGGACCGGTGGCGAGCAGCGTCTGCTCGACCGTGGCGGACGTCTGTCCCGCTTCAAGGACAAGTACAAGGGCTTCGTTTAG
- a CDS encoding DUF1465 family protein: protein MGTVDGKLNDVSMLGSVRNFAETAQFEQMFKDGMGMVEEAASYLDGEGREHAKTLSRKGALAYAAESMRLTTRLMQVASWLLVQRAVARDEMTVTEARTQRYRLGAKELCYARPIEGADELPHPLADMISRSRRLYARVDRLDKMMHGDASEVEPKTAVARQLSKIESAFRQMKAEDRLH from the coding sequence ATGGGCACGGTAGACGGCAAACTTAACGATGTGAGCATGCTTGGCAGTGTGCGGAACTTCGCAGAAACAGCGCAGTTTGAGCAGATGTTCAAAGACGGTATGGGCATGGTCGAAGAGGCTGCGTCCTATCTGGACGGCGAGGGGCGGGAGCACGCCAAGACGCTGTCTCGCAAGGGCGCACTGGCCTATGCGGCTGAAAGCATGCGTCTCACCACACGCCTTATGCAGGTGGCATCCTGGCTGCTCGTGCAGCGGGCTGTCGCGCGGGACGAAATGACGGTTACCGAAGCACGGACACAGCGGTATCGGCTTGGTGCCAAAGAGCTTTGCTATGCGCGGCCTATTGAGGGGGCAGACGAGCTTCCCCATCCGCTTGCGGACATGATTTCCCGGTCACGCCGGCTTTATGCCCGGGTGGACCGCCTCGACAAGATGATGCATGGGGATGCGTCCGAGGTGGAGCCGAAGACGGCTGTGGCGCGCCAATTGTCCAAGATTGAAAGCGCCTTTCGCCAAATGAAGGCCGAAGACCGCCTGCATTAG
- a CDS encoding DUF1192 domain-containing protein yields the protein MQDDDLPPPPILSLTKAEIEDLSVPELEERIGALESEIVRVRAVIATKQDSKSAAEAVFGKG from the coding sequence ATGCAGGATGATGACCTTCCGCCCCCACCTATTCTCAGCCTGACGAAGGCTGAAATCGAGGACCTGTCCGTGCCTGAGCTTGAAGAGCGCATTGGTGCTTTGGAGAGCGAGATTGTTCGTGTGCGGGCTGTGATTGCCACCAAGCAGGACAGTAAATCTGCCGCTGAGGCTGTTTTCGGCAAAGGCTAA
- a CDS encoding NAD(P)H-quinone oxidoreductase: MTNVPATMNAIEISEFGGPDVLKLTECATPQPAHGEVLIKVAAAGVNRGDCVQRMGFYPAPPGASDLPGLEVSGTVAAIGPGVSLWKEGDEVCALMAGGGYAEYAVVHEGSVLPKPQGVSLVDAAALPETIMTVWTNVFEDGQLSPGETLLIHGGSSGIGTTAIQLASTLGVKVIATAGSADKCKACEDLGAVRAINYREEDFVEVVKDVTDGKGADVILDMVGGDYVARNIEAAARQGRIVNIAYMSGSRVEVDLLPLMLKRLTLRGSTLRARDVAEKARLTSEVRMHVWPLIEAGRIKAVVDDTYPLANASKAHERMESSGHVGKILLTP; encoded by the coding sequence ATGACAAACGTCCCCGCCACAATGAATGCCATTGAAATCTCGGAGTTCGGCGGCCCGGATGTGCTGAAGCTTACTGAATGTGCCACCCCTCAGCCTGCCCATGGCGAAGTGCTGATCAAGGTCGCGGCCGCAGGCGTCAATCGCGGTGACTGCGTCCAGCGCATGGGTTTCTATCCGGCCCCTCCCGGCGCCTCGGACCTTCCTGGCCTCGAAGTATCAGGAACAGTTGCAGCCATTGGCCCGGGTGTGTCCCTGTGGAAGGAAGGTGACGAGGTCTGCGCCCTGATGGCCGGTGGCGGCTACGCGGAATATGCCGTGGTCCACGAAGGCAGCGTGCTTCCCAAGCCCCAGGGCGTGTCACTGGTAGATGCTGCCGCCCTGCCTGAAACCATCATGACGGTCTGGACCAATGTCTTTGAAGACGGCCAGCTGAGTCCCGGCGAAACGCTTTTGATCCATGGCGGGTCTTCAGGTATCGGCACCACGGCGATCCAGCTTGCCTCGACCCTTGGCGTCAAGGTCATCGCCACAGCGGGTAGCGCGGACAAATGCAAGGCCTGCGAAGATTTGGGCGCCGTTCGGGCCATCAATTATCGCGAAGAAGACTTCGTTGAGGTCGTCAAGGACGTGACCGACGGCAAAGGCGCTGACGTCATTCTCGATATGGTTGGCGGAGACTATGTTGCCCGCAACATCGAAGCCGCTGCCCGACAGGGCCGCATCGTCAACATCGCCTACATGTCCGGCTCCCGGGTGGAGGTGGATCTCCTGCCGCTCATGCTTAAACGCCTGACCCTGCGTGGCTCAACGCTGCGAGCACGCGACGTGGCTGAAAAAGCAAGGCTCACCTCAGAGGTGCGGATGCATGTCTGGCCACTGATCGAGGCCGGACGCATCAAGGCCGTGGTGGACGACACCTACCCGCTGGCAAATGCCTCAAAAGCCCACGAACGCATGGAATCCTCCGGGCATGTGGGCAAAATCCTGCTGACGCCATAG